From Ailuropoda melanoleuca isolate Jingjing chromosome 8, ASM200744v2, whole genome shotgun sequence, a single genomic window includes:
- the TOR3A gene encoding torsin-3A, translated as MLAALEGGPRTGKTALLGCRETVSGFPAALALSLSHSPPFPGWSLALLGQQYLDILTSWYCSFQACCDSGDCRISNNFTGLESDLSVQLHGQHLARELVLMTVRGYLELPRPDKALALSFHGWSGTGKNFVARLLAENLYRDGLRSDCVKTFIATLHFPHLKYVDLYKEKLTSQIKETQKRCRQTLFIFDEAEKLHPGLLEALRPHLERQAPENHRVESPKTIFLFLSNLGGNTINEAVLRLLQAGGTREEIRLEQLVPRLRTEITESADTAFGHSCLVKENLIDFLIPFLPLEYRHVRLCARDAFLSRGLPYTEEALDQIAKMMVYIPKEEQLFSSQGCKSVSQRINYFLP; from the exons ATGCTGG CCGCTCTGGAGGGAGGGCCAAGGACAGGAAAAACTGCTCTGCTTGGGTGCAGGGAGACAGTGTCCGGCTTCCCCGCGGCCCTGGCTCTGTCCCTGTCTCACAGCCCTCCTTTTCCAGGCTGGAGCCTTGCCCTTTTGGGCCAGCAGTACCTGGACATCCTGACCTCGTGGTACTGCAGCTTCCAGGCCTGCTGCGACAGCGGGGACTGCAGGATCTCCAACAACTTCACAG GCCTGGAATCTGACCTGAGTGTCCAGCTGCACGGCCAGCATCTGGCCCGGGAGCTGGTCCTGATGACAGTGAGGGGCTACTTAGAGCTGCCCCGGCCAGACAAGGCCCTGGCTCTGTCCTTCCACGGCTGGTCTGGCACAGGCAAGAACTTTGTGGCACGACTGCTGGCAGAGAACCTATACCGGGATGGGCTGAGGAGCGACTGTGTCAAGACATTCATCGCCACCTTACACTTTCCTCACCTGAAGTATGTGGACCTGTACAAG GAGAAGCTAACGAGTCAGATCAAGGAGACACAGAAGCGCTGCCGCCAGACCCTGTTCATTTTCGATGAGGCTGAGAAGCTCCATCCGGGACTACTGGAGGCCCTCAGGCCACACCTGGAACGCCAGGCCCCCGAGAACCACAGGGTCGAGTCCCCAAAgaccatctttctttttctcag TAACCTTGGCGGCAACACCATCAATGAAGCTGTCCTGAGACTGCTTCAGGCCGGAGGCACCCGGGAAGAAATCAGGCTGGAGCAGCTGGTGCCCCGGCTCCGGACCGAGATCACGGAGTCCGCGG ACACTGCCTTTGGCCACAGCTGCCTTGTCAAGGAAAACCTGATTGACTTCCTCATCCCCTTCCTGCCACTGGAGTACCGCCACGTGAGGCTGTGTGCGCGCGACGCCTTCCTGAGCCGGGGGCTCCCGTACACAGAAGAGGCGCTGGACCAAATCGCCAAGATGATGGTGTATATCCCCAAGGAGGAGCAACTCTTCTCTTCTCAGGGCTGCAAATCTGTTTCCCAGAGAATTAACTATTTCCTGCCTTGA